From one Tsukamurella tyrosinosolvens genomic stretch:
- a CDS encoding GNAT family N-acetyltransferase: MSDGLEITPFQPSDVAELLVLQRCCWVQEAIANDSLAVPPLTETHDDILLWASQWATFVMRLDGRLIGAVRGRAEADHRWHIGRIMVAPDLAGRGLGTELIALMESLAPEGTEEFIMFTGAGSERNIRTYERAGYVVSEPEPAPHGGIATVTLRKPVR; this comes from the coding sequence GTGAGCGACGGGCTCGAGATCACCCCGTTCCAGCCGAGCGACGTGGCGGAACTGCTCGTCCTGCAGCGGTGCTGTTGGGTGCAGGAGGCCATCGCGAACGACAGCCTCGCCGTCCCGCCGTTGACCGAGACCCACGACGACATCCTGCTGTGGGCGTCGCAGTGGGCGACGTTCGTCATGCGGCTCGACGGCCGACTGATCGGCGCGGTCCGCGGCCGGGCGGAGGCGGATCACCGGTGGCACATCGGCCGCATCATGGTGGCACCGGACCTCGCGGGCCGTGGCCTCGGCACCGAGCTGATCGCCCTCATGGAGTCCCTCGCCCCCGAGGGGACCGAGGAGTTCATCATGTTCACGGGCGCCGGTAGCGAGCGCAACATCCGGACGTACGAGCGCGCCGGCTACGTCGTCTCGGAACCCGAGCCCGCGCCGCACGGCGGCATAGCGACGGTGACGCTGCGCAAGCCGGTAAGGTAA
- a CDS encoding M1 family metallopeptidase: MRKSARPKLVAAPNPQHARAVDPYIPGHGNPGYRVSRYNLELTYKVESNRLDGKAEITATANEPLKRFAIDLSDALTASKIAINGRRPQRYSQRGGKLELTLANEVPAGAAMTISIRYAGTPKPIRSTWGEVGWEELSEGVIVASQPSGAPSWFPCDDHPASKASYRIAITTDSPYRVVSNGRLVSRKVSAAHTTWVYEQAAPMASYLATIQIGSYDLLKVAEKPVPIRAAVPARLTSDFQRSFGNQERIMRAFTRWFGPYPFPEYTVVVTDDTLEIPVEAQTVSIFGANHCDGTRHAERLVAHELAHQWFGNSLTLTRWKDIWLHEGFACYSEWMWAQECGQATTQQMAARYYAKLAASPNDIVVGDPGPDLMFDDRVYKRGALTVHAVRVALGDPAFFTMLHEWTSEFAHQSVTTEDLITLAAKYSPEPLRTLWRTWLYETALPPLPVLTAL; the protein is encoded by the coding sequence GTGCGCAAGTCGGCCAGGCCGAAGCTCGTCGCAGCACCGAATCCGCAGCACGCCCGCGCGGTGGATCCGTACATCCCCGGCCACGGCAATCCCGGCTACCGGGTGTCGAGGTACAACCTCGAGCTGACGTACAAGGTCGAGAGCAACCGCCTCGACGGCAAGGCCGAGATCACGGCGACGGCGAACGAGCCGCTCAAGCGGTTCGCGATCGACCTCTCCGACGCGCTGACCGCCTCCAAGATCGCGATCAACGGCCGCCGCCCGCAGCGCTACTCCCAGCGCGGCGGCAAGCTGGAGCTCACCCTGGCGAACGAGGTCCCCGCCGGCGCCGCGATGACGATCTCCATCCGGTACGCGGGCACCCCGAAGCCGATCCGCTCGACGTGGGGCGAGGTCGGCTGGGAGGAGCTGTCCGAGGGCGTCATCGTCGCCTCGCAGCCGAGCGGCGCACCGTCGTGGTTCCCCTGCGACGACCACCCAGCCTCCAAGGCCTCGTACCGCATCGCGATCACCACCGACTCGCCGTACCGGGTGGTGTCCAACGGCCGGCTCGTCTCCCGCAAGGTCTCGGCCGCGCACACCACGTGGGTCTACGAGCAGGCCGCCCCGATGGCCTCGTACCTCGCCACGATTCAGATCGGCAGCTACGACCTGCTCAAGGTCGCCGAGAAGCCGGTACCCATCCGGGCGGCCGTGCCCGCGCGCCTGACGTCCGACTTCCAGCGCAGCTTCGGCAACCAGGAGCGCATCATGCGCGCCTTCACCCGCTGGTTCGGCCCGTACCCGTTCCCCGAGTACACCGTCGTCGTCACGGACGACACCCTGGAGATCCCCGTCGAGGCGCAGACCGTCTCGATTTTCGGCGCCAACCACTGCGACGGGACGCGGCACGCCGAGCGGCTCGTCGCGCACGAGCTGGCGCACCAGTGGTTCGGCAACTCGCTGACGCTGACGCGCTGGAAGGACATCTGGCTGCACGAGGGCTTCGCCTGCTACTCCGAGTGGATGTGGGCGCAGGAGTGCGGCCAGGCGACCACGCAGCAGATGGCGGCGCGCTACTACGCGAAGCTCGCGGCCTCGCCGAACGACATCGTCGTCGGCGACCCCGGCCCGGACCTGATGTTCGACGACCGGGTCTACAAGCGCGGCGCGCTGACGGTGCACGCGGTGCGGGTGGCGCTCGGCGATCCGGCGTTCTTCACGATGCTCCACGAGTGGACGTCGGAGTTCGCGCACCAGTCGGTGACGACCGAGGACCTGATCACCCTCGCGGCGAAGTACAGCCCCGAGCCGCTGCGCACCCTGTGGCGCACCTGGTTGTACGAGACGGCGCTGCCGCCGCTGCCGGTGCTCACGGCTCTCTGA
- a CDS encoding YciI family protein, with protein MGFVRMAEGPEVGAPPKALFDAMDVYIGEQAAKGHFLDGGGLYGSEDAINFVVRKGEITRVDGPYAESKEIVGGWSLLQYDTVEEAIAASEEFAQLHATHWPELNMVSTLRQIADEPPTPADD; from the coding sequence ATGGGATTCGTACGGATGGCGGAGGGCCCCGAGGTCGGCGCGCCGCCGAAGGCCCTCTTCGACGCGATGGACGTCTACATCGGCGAGCAGGCGGCGAAGGGCCACTTCCTCGACGGCGGCGGCCTGTACGGCTCGGAGGACGCCATCAACTTCGTCGTCCGCAAGGGCGAGATCACGCGGGTCGACGGCCCGTACGCCGAGTCGAAGGAGATCGTGGGCGGCTGGTCGCTGCTGCAGTACGACACCGTCGAGGAGGCGATCGCCGCATCGGAGGAGTTCGCGCAGCTGCACGCCACCCACTGGCCCGAGCTGAACATGGTCTCCACGCTCCGGCAGATCGCCGACGAGCCGCCCACCCCGGCGGACGACTGA
- a CDS encoding RNA polymerase sigma factor, whose amino-acid sequence MPAGTTAEAITATWRAESTRLVGALTRMTRSIQLAEDLAQDALVAALEQWPETGVPNNPAAWLMTTAKRRGVDSIRRAENLRRKTEEIGRGLREDDGMPDLDAQVDFIEDDALRLIFLSCHPALTPESRAALTLRVVGGLTTAEIARGFLVPEKTMGQRISRAKKTLTTARAEFELPVGEDRIRRLDDVMAVIYLIFTEGYSAAAGDDWMRPDLAREGIRLARMLAELAPDEPEAHGLQALVELQGSRIDARTDADGAPVLLDDQDRDRWDRLLIRRGLAAIRRAEELAARGIPVGRYYLQAAIAAQHARAATPADTYWTRIARLYDALAQAAPGPVVEVNRAVAHGRAFGPDAGLTVLDAVDPAGLGDAPLAPSVRGDLLERAGRHAEAANQFDEAARRTRNAGERTLLERRARGNRHD is encoded by the coding sequence GTGCCAGCCGGGACCACCGCCGAAGCGATCACCGCCACCTGGCGGGCCGAATCCACGCGCCTCGTCGGCGCGCTCACCCGCATGACCCGCAGCATCCAGCTCGCGGAGGACCTGGCGCAGGACGCGCTGGTCGCCGCGCTGGAGCAGTGGCCGGAGACGGGAGTCCCGAACAACCCGGCCGCGTGGCTCATGACCACCGCGAAGCGCCGCGGCGTCGACTCGATCCGCCGCGCCGAGAACCTGCGCCGCAAGACCGAGGAGATCGGTCGCGGCCTGCGGGAGGACGACGGTATGCCCGACCTCGACGCGCAGGTCGACTTCATCGAGGACGACGCGCTGCGCCTGATCTTCCTGTCCTGCCACCCGGCACTCACGCCCGAGTCGCGGGCCGCCCTCACCCTCCGCGTCGTCGGCGGGCTCACGACCGCCGAGATCGCCCGCGGTTTCCTGGTCCCCGAGAAGACCATGGGCCAACGCATCTCGCGCGCGAAGAAGACGCTCACCACCGCCCGCGCCGAGTTCGAACTGCCCGTCGGGGAGGACCGAATCCGCCGCCTCGACGACGTGATGGCCGTGATCTACCTGATCTTCACCGAGGGCTACTCCGCCGCCGCGGGCGACGACTGGATGCGCCCGGACCTCGCCCGGGAGGGCATCCGGTTGGCCCGGATGCTCGCCGAGCTCGCGCCCGACGAGCCCGAAGCCCACGGACTGCAGGCCCTGGTCGAGCTGCAGGGCTCCCGCATCGACGCCCGCACGGACGCCGACGGCGCCCCCGTCCTGCTCGACGACCAGGACCGGGACCGCTGGGACCGGCTCCTGATCCGGCGGGGCCTGGCCGCGATCCGCCGGGCCGAGGAGCTCGCCGCCCGCGGGATCCCGGTGGGCCGGTACTACCTGCAGGCCGCGATCGCCGCGCAGCACGCCCGCGCGGCGACGCCCGCCGACACCTATTGGACGCGCATCGCCCGGCTGTACGACGCGCTGGCCCAGGCCGCGCCCGGTCCGGTGGTGGAGGTCAATCGGGCTGTGGCGCACGGCCGGGCGTTCGGCCCGGATGCGGGCCTGACGGTGCTCGACGCCGTCGACCCGGCCGGGCTCGGCGATGCGCCCCTCGCGCCGAGCGTCCGAGGCGACCTGCTGGAGCGGGCGGGGCGGCATGCGGAGGCGGCGAACCAGTTCGACGAGGCCGCGCGCCGCACCCGCAACGCGGGCGAGCGCACGCTCCTCGAGCGCCGGGCACGCGGGAACCGCCACGACTGA
- the rfbC gene encoding dTDP-4-dehydrorhamnose 3,5-epimerase, with amino-acid sequence MNVAPLPIAGAFVLDPRVFPDERGEFFELFKASAFREATGHDLSVAQTNVSVSRRGAIRGIHYADVPPGQAKLVACLHGAVLDVIVDLRVGSPTFGAVETVRLDSATRRTVYLAEGLGHGFCALTDDAVVAYHVSSEYNPSAEHGVDPLDPELNIAWPAEVPPILSEKDTGAPSLAEARAAGALPVWRES; translated from the coding sequence ATGAACGTCGCGCCGCTGCCCATCGCCGGCGCCTTCGTCCTGGACCCGCGGGTCTTCCCCGACGAGCGAGGCGAGTTCTTCGAGCTGTTCAAAGCCTCGGCCTTTCGGGAGGCCACCGGCCACGACCTGTCCGTCGCACAGACCAACGTCTCCGTGAGCCGGCGCGGCGCGATCCGCGGCATCCACTACGCCGACGTGCCCCCGGGGCAGGCGAAACTGGTCGCCTGCCTGCACGGCGCGGTGCTCGACGTGATCGTCGACCTGCGGGTCGGCTCGCCCACGTTCGGTGCGGTCGAGACCGTCCGCCTGGACAGCGCGACGCGGCGCACCGTCTACTTGGCGGAGGGTCTGGGGCACGGCTTCTGCGCCCTGACCGACGACGCCGTCGTGGCCTATCACGTCTCGTCCGAGTACAACCCGTCCGCCGAGCACGGCGTGGACCCGCTCGACCCGGAGCTGAACATCGCCTGGCCCGCCGAGGTGCCGCCGATCCTGTCCGAGAAGGACACGGGCGCACCGTCGCTGGCGGAGGCGCGCGCCGCGGGCGCTCTGCCCGTGTGGCGGGAGTCGTGA
- the rfbA gene encoding glucose-1-phosphate thymidylyltransferase RfbA — translation MRGIILAGGTGSRLHPITVGVSKQLLPVYDKPMIYYPLSTLMLAGIREVLVVTTPGDAEQFRRLLGDGSQFGIRIEYVVQPRPEGLAQAFVLGADFIGDQTVSLILGDNIFYGPGLGTQLRRFDGVDGGAVFAYRVADPRAYGVIEFDGAGRAVGFEEKPEHPRSPYAVPGLYFYDPSVVEVARNLKPSPRGELEITDVNRHYLNEGRLTVEVLPRGTAWLDTGTFDALADATGYVRAVEQRQGTKIGAPEEVAWRCGFIDDAQLRAHADRLRKSGYGTYLHGLLEESR, via the coding sequence ATGCGAGGGATCATCCTGGCCGGCGGCACGGGCAGCAGGCTCCACCCGATCACCGTCGGCGTCAGTAAGCAGCTGCTCCCCGTCTACGACAAGCCGATGATCTACTACCCGCTCTCCACCCTGATGCTCGCGGGCATCCGCGAGGTGCTCGTGGTGACCACGCCGGGCGACGCCGAGCAGTTCCGGCGGCTCCTCGGCGACGGCTCGCAGTTCGGGATCCGGATCGAGTACGTGGTGCAGCCGCGCCCCGAGGGGCTGGCGCAGGCCTTCGTCCTCGGCGCGGACTTCATCGGCGACCAGACGGTCTCGCTGATCCTGGGCGACAACATCTTCTACGGCCCGGGGCTCGGCACGCAGCTGCGCCGGTTCGACGGGGTCGACGGCGGCGCGGTCTTCGCGTACCGGGTCGCCGATCCCCGCGCCTACGGTGTCATCGAGTTCGACGGTGCCGGGCGCGCCGTGGGCTTCGAGGAGAAGCCGGAGCATCCCCGGTCCCCGTACGCGGTGCCCGGCCTGTACTTCTACGACCCGTCGGTGGTCGAGGTCGCGCGGAACCTGAAGCCCTCGCCGCGCGGCGAACTCGAGATCACCGACGTCAACCGGCACTACCTGAACGAGGGGCGGCTGACCGTCGAGGTGCTGCCGCGCGGCACTGCCTGGCTCGACACGGGTACCTTCGACGCCCTCGCCGACGCCACCGGCTACGTCCGCGCCGTGGAGCAGCGGCAGGGCACCAAGATCGGGGCGCCCGAAGAGGTGGCGTGGCGATGCGGCTTCATCGACGACGCGCAGCTGCGCGCGCACGCCGACCGGCTCCGCAAGTCCGGCTACGGCACCTATCTGCACGGACTTCTCGAGGAGAGCCGATGA
- a CDS encoding alpha/beta hydrolase family protein, with protein MSKKTWALVAVALVAALVVPLGVRIAVANTFAFDEHRVSIPVTDAVAAGGTTPDAHTGGRLDGVLTTPKGSTGRHGLIVFVHGDGAANATRDDAYFPLWEAFARAGYATLSWNKAGVAGSPGNWLDQSLADRGAEVAAALDWARTRPEVDTQRMGAWGISQGGWVLPPLAARRPDISFLVLVGPAINWLRQGEYHTLAGLRDASEEERQRALRAQAANVAVLERGASYPDYLAAKVDATPMTQDRYGFVLRNFRADVTPSLARIAVPTLLLLGGADRNVDTAETARVYAETMRPGLLTERTFPGATHSLTRDDIEYRSEDPWVIAQAVVAPRDIYAPGYLDALTDFASRQRAAR; from the coding sequence ATGAGCAAGAAGACATGGGCCCTCGTGGCCGTCGCACTCGTCGCCGCCCTCGTGGTGCCCCTGGGCGTCCGGATCGCCGTGGCGAACACCTTCGCCTTCGACGAGCACCGCGTGAGCATCCCCGTCACCGACGCCGTCGCAGCGGGCGGAACCACCCCCGATGCACACACCGGCGGCCGCCTCGACGGCGTGCTCACCACCCCGAAGGGCAGCACGGGCCGGCACGGCCTGATCGTCTTCGTGCACGGCGACGGCGCCGCGAACGCCACCCGCGACGACGCGTACTTCCCCCTCTGGGAGGCGTTCGCGCGCGCGGGGTACGCCACCCTCTCCTGGAACAAGGCTGGCGTGGCCGGCTCCCCGGGGAACTGGCTCGACCAATCGCTCGCCGACCGCGGCGCCGAGGTCGCCGCCGCCCTCGACTGGGCCCGCACGCGGCCCGAGGTCGACACGCAACGGATGGGCGCCTGGGGCATCAGCCAGGGCGGATGGGTGCTGCCGCCGCTCGCCGCGCGGCGCCCGGACATCTCCTTCCTCGTACTGGTGGGCCCGGCGATCAACTGGCTCCGCCAGGGCGAGTACCACACCCTCGCGGGCCTCCGCGACGCCTCCGAGGAGGAGAGGCAGCGCGCCCTGCGGGCGCAGGCCGCGAACGTCGCGGTCCTCGAACGGGGCGCGAGCTACCCCGATTACCTCGCCGCGAAGGTGGACGCGACGCCGATGACGCAGGACCGCTACGGCTTCGTCCTGCGCAACTTCCGCGCCGACGTCACGCCCTCTCTCGCGCGCATCGCCGTGCCCACCCTGCTGCTCCTCGGCGGCGCCGACCGCAACGTGGACACCGCCGAGACCGCGCGCGTCTACGCGGAGACGATGCGGCCCGGACTGCTCACCGAGCGCACCTTCCCGGGCGCCACGCACAGCCTCACCCGCGACGACATCGAGTACCGCAGCGAGGATCCATGGGTGATCGCCCAGGCGGTCGTCGCACCGCGCGACATCTACGCGCCCGGCTACCTCGACGCGCTCACCGACTTCGCGTCGCGACAGCGAGCCGCGCGATGA
- a CDS encoding saccharopine dehydrogenase family protein: MRVAVLGAGAMGARAARTLAGLPGVDALVVADRDPDAATELAAALPGATAHRVDVTNDSGLRAALADVDTVLTTVGPFYRFGAGVLRAAIATGTDYVDICDDWEPTLESFELDGAARAAGVCAVVGAGASPGLSTLLASAAAGRLDRVRDLYTAWPVDAATPPPSADPAMAGAAGVHWMHQCSGEVAELSGGAVVRRAPLRPVALRLPGGRDGTGWTVGHPEPVTLHRTVAPSGESACLMLLRPATAAYLDVLRRDIDAGRITPDGAAALLEPPSPSRVLRSLPGAFTRPGPGALPAFFAAADGTVDGRSVRVCARLETDGAVLHDMAAVTGVPAALATAQLPAVRRPGVHPPDAVLDGPRLFADLAVAFPGTRVIIEEEAGWLTD; the protein is encoded by the coding sequence ATGAGGGTCGCCGTCCTCGGTGCGGGAGCGATGGGCGCCCGCGCCGCCCGCACCCTCGCCGGCCTCCCCGGCGTCGACGCGCTCGTCGTCGCGGACCGCGACCCGGACGCGGCCACGGAGCTCGCCGCCGCCCTGCCCGGCGCGACCGCGCACCGGGTCGACGTCACCAACGACTCCGGCCTGCGCGCCGCGCTCGCCGACGTCGACACCGTGCTCACCACCGTCGGCCCCTTCTACCGGTTCGGTGCCGGCGTACTCCGCGCGGCGATCGCGACCGGCACGGACTACGTCGACATCTGCGACGACTGGGAGCCGACGCTGGAGTCGTTCGAGCTCGACGGTGCCGCCCGCGCGGCCGGGGTCTGCGCCGTCGTCGGTGCTGGCGCGAGCCCCGGGTTGAGCACGCTGCTCGCGAGCGCCGCCGCCGGGCGCCTGGACCGGGTGCGCGACCTCTACACCGCCTGGCCCGTGGACGCCGCGACTCCACCCCCGTCCGCGGACCCGGCGATGGCCGGCGCCGCGGGCGTCCACTGGATGCATCAGTGCAGCGGGGAGGTCGCCGAACTCTCCGGGGGCGCCGTTGTCCGCCGGGCTCCGTTGCGCCCCGTCGCCCTGCGGCTCCCGGGCGGCCGGGACGGGACCGGCTGGACCGTGGGACATCCCGAGCCGGTCACGCTGCACCGGACGGTGGCACCGTCGGGGGAATCGGCCTGTCTCATGCTGCTCCGGCCCGCCACCGCCGCGTACCTCGACGTGCTGCGCCGCGACATCGACGCCGGACGGATCACTCCCGACGGTGCCGCGGCCCTGCTCGAACCCCCGTCCCCCTCGCGGGTGCTCCGGTCCCTGCCCGGGGCGTTCACCCGCCCCGGCCCGGGCGCGCTGCCGGCCTTCTTCGCCGCGGCGGACGGCACCGTCGACGGGCGGTCCGTCCGGGTCTGCGCGCGACTCGAGACCGACGGCGCTGTGCTGCACGACATGGCCGCCGTCACCGGCGTCCCCGCGGCGCTCGCGACGGCGCAGCTCCCCGCGGTCCGCCGGCCCGGCGTGCACCCGCCCGACGCCGTGCTGGACGGTCCGCGGCTGTTCGCGGATCTCGCGGTAGCGTTTCCGGGCACGCGCGTGATCATCGAGGAGGAGGCCGGATGGCTGACGGATTGA
- a CDS encoding DNA-binding transcriptional regulator, with protein MADGLISTRALIEAMLREDATIDAGELYAVAEALGMGDQQVRLAIKRLVAEGRFTVDGRGRGAVLTATDTTRAGIEPDRAHVRLMYAQDRGEAPWDGVWHLAGFAVPEAQREARGALRDAILALGGAPVQGGLYASAHAWETALRDIARAAGTEAYLTTLSCTDLDVGGESGAAAAARLWPLDALADGHRRLADLAEDALGRTPDATHAERLALTVGLVAEFTRAHEPDPLLPPELLPPDWIGARARGLAASAWSALAEAEAGSPLRLLRWFDAPLQPH; from the coding sequence ATGGCTGACGGATTGATCTCCACACGCGCGCTCATCGAGGCCATGCTCCGCGAGGACGCGACGATCGATGCGGGTGAGCTGTACGCGGTCGCCGAGGCTCTCGGCATGGGCGATCAGCAGGTGCGGCTGGCGATCAAGCGGCTCGTGGCGGAGGGGCGGTTCACCGTCGACGGGCGGGGCCGGGGCGCGGTCCTCACCGCGACCGACACCACCCGCGCGGGCATCGAGCCCGATCGCGCGCACGTCCGGCTGATGTACGCGCAGGACCGCGGCGAGGCGCCGTGGGACGGGGTCTGGCACCTCGCGGGATTCGCCGTGCCGGAGGCGCAGCGGGAGGCGCGCGGCGCGCTCCGCGACGCCATCCTCGCGCTCGGCGGCGCGCCCGTACAGGGCGGCCTGTACGCCTCCGCGCACGCCTGGGAGACGGCGCTGCGCGACATCGCCCGGGCCGCCGGAACCGAGGCCTATCTGACCACGCTGAGCTGCACCGATCTCGACGTCGGCGGCGAGAGCGGCGCCGCGGCCGCGGCTCGCCTGTGGCCCCTGGACGCACTCGCGGACGGGCACCGTCGACTCGCGGACCTGGCGGAGGACGCCCTCGGCCGGACGCCGGATGCGACGCACGCCGAGCGGCTCGCGCTGACGGTCGGCCTCGTCGCCGAATTCACCCGCGCCCACGAGCCCGATCCGCTGCTGCCGCCCGAGCTGCTGCCGCCGGACTGGATCGGCGCGCGCGCACGCGGCCTCGCGGCCAGCGCCTGGTCCGCGCTGGCCGAGGCGGAGGCCGGGTCTCCGCTGCGACTCCTGCGCTGGTTCGACGCGCCCTTGCAACCCCACTAA
- the rfbB gene encoding dTDP-glucose 4,6-dehydratase: MHIVVTGGAGFIGANFVRRTVATRPDVRITVLDALTYAANESSLDDLRERIDFVKGSIADPSAVDDVVAGADAVVNFAADTHNDNSLSDPWPFLDTNIRGTAVLLDAVRRHDVRLHHISTDEVFGDLPLDTPERFTEDTPYRPSSPYSASKASSDHLVRAWVRSFGVRATISNCSNNYGPYQHVEKFIPRQITNILAGERPKLYGAGANVRDWIHVDDHNDAVWAILERGAIGETYLIGADGERSNREVLRTLLAVMGRPADDFDTVADRPGHDLRYAIDSSKLRRELGWAPAHADLDAGLRATVDWYRANRAWWEPGKAGVEAAYARREASS, encoded by the coding sequence ATGCACATCGTGGTCACCGGCGGCGCCGGCTTCATCGGCGCGAACTTCGTCCGGCGCACCGTCGCGACCCGCCCGGACGTCCGGATCACCGTGCTCGACGCGCTGACCTACGCCGCGAACGAGTCCTCGCTCGACGACCTGCGCGAGCGGATCGACTTCGTCAAGGGCTCGATCGCGGACCCGTCGGCGGTCGACGACGTGGTCGCGGGCGCCGACGCGGTGGTGAACTTCGCCGCGGACACGCACAACGACAACTCGCTGAGCGATCCGTGGCCCTTCCTGGACACCAACATCCGCGGCACGGCCGTCCTCCTCGACGCGGTGCGCCGGCACGACGTCCGGCTGCACCACATCTCCACCGACGAGGTGTTCGGCGACCTGCCGCTGGACACGCCCGAGCGGTTCACCGAGGACACCCCGTACCGGCCGTCGAGCCCGTACTCGGCGTCCAAGGCGTCGTCCGACCACCTGGTGCGGGCGTGGGTCCGCAGCTTCGGCGTGCGGGCCACGATCTCCAACTGCTCCAACAACTACGGCCCGTACCAGCACGTCGAGAAGTTCATCCCGCGACAGATCACCAACATCCTCGCGGGCGAGCGGCCCAAGCTCTACGGCGCGGGCGCCAACGTGCGCGACTGGATCCACGTCGACGACCACAACGACGCCGTGTGGGCGATCCTCGAACGGGGCGCGATCGGCGAGACGTACCTGATCGGCGCCGACGGTGAGCGGTCCAACCGGGAGGTGCTCCGCACCCTGCTCGCGGTCATGGGCCGCCCGGCGGACGATTTCGACACCGTCGCCGACCGGCCCGGGCACGACCTGCGCTACGCCATCGACTCGAGCAAGCTCCGGCGCGAGTTGGGTTGGGCGCCCGCGCACGCCGATCTCGACGCCGGGCTGCGCGCCACCGTCGACTGGTACCGGGCGAACCGGGCGTGGTGGGAGCCCGGCAAGGCGGGCGTCGAGGCGGCCTACGCGCGGCGCGAAGCCTCGTCCTGA
- the kstR gene encoding cholesterol catabolism transcriptional regulator KstR — MPPEGTPAATATAPAPSPSREDLDTAGQRERRKRIIEATLALARKGGYDAVQMRAVAKKADVALGTLYRYFPSKVHLLVAGLVSQFERAGERIGKVQIPGDTAAERLMFVLDRNTEALQRAPLLTEAMVRAFMFADATAAAEVERVGRLLEDMFAHALGVEDPDERQRDTFHLIADVWMANLVAWVTHRASATEVQKRLSVAVDLLIKD, encoded by the coding sequence ATGCCGCCCGAAGGCACCCCCGCCGCTACCGCCACCGCCCCCGCGCCCTCCCCGTCCCGGGAGGACCTCGATACCGCGGGCCAGCGCGAGCGGCGCAAGCGCATCATCGAAGCCACGTTGGCGCTGGCCCGCAAGGGTGGCTACGACGCGGTGCAGATGCGCGCGGTGGCGAAGAAGGCCGACGTGGCGCTGGGCACCCTCTACCGGTACTTCCCGTCGAAGGTGCACCTGCTGGTCGCCGGCCTGGTGAGCCAGTTCGAGCGCGCGGGTGAGCGGATCGGGAAGGTGCAGATCCCGGGCGATACCGCGGCCGAGCGCCTGATGTTCGTGCTGGACCGCAACACCGAGGCGCTGCAGCGGGCTCCGCTGCTCACCGAGGCCATGGTCCGGGCGTTCATGTTCGCCGACGCCACGGCGGCGGCCGAGGTCGAGCGGGTGGGCCGCCTCCTCGAGGACATGTTCGCCCACGCGCTCGGGGTGGAGGATCCCGACGAGCGCCAGCGCGATACGTTCCACCTGATCGCCGATGTGTGGATGGCGAACCTGGTCGCGTGGGTCACCCACCGCGCCTCGGCCACCGAGGTGCAGAAGCGGCTCTCCGTGGCGGTCGATCTCCTCATCAAGGACTGA
- a CDS encoding MlaE family ABC transporter permease: protein MRAAALYRLYRLAAIVTKSLSTIGRSVVLAGEIIAWTFRGVLKRNFAVGEMITQSVTLLRVTTLPAVLVAIPFGAVVSVQVGALVDTVGANSLVGAASGIGIIRQGAPLATGVLLGGVCASAIAADLGSRTVREELQAMQVMGVDPIARLIAPRMLALMIIAPMLLVAIVAVAMIVALTVSVWQFGLSSGGFWSSFGAFSAPSDLAFAVLKAETGAMIVGLVAGLRGLEASGGPRGVADGVNSSVVLSITLIFLSFLGLTQLQTMFFPSQVA, encoded by the coding sequence GTGAGGGCCGCGGCGCTGTACCGGTTGTACCGGTTGGCCGCGATCGTCACCAAGAGCCTGTCCACGATCGGACGCTCGGTGGTTCTCGCGGGCGAGATCATCGCGTGGACGTTCCGCGGGGTCCTGAAGCGGAACTTCGCGGTCGGCGAGATGATCACGCAGTCGGTGACGCTGCTGCGGGTCACCACGCTGCCCGCCGTCCTCGTGGCCATCCCGTTCGGCGCGGTCGTCTCGGTCCAGGTCGGCGCCCTCGTCGACACGGTCGGGGCGAACTCCCTGGTCGGCGCCGCCTCCGGCATCGGCATCATCCGGCAGGGCGCACCGCTCGCCACGGGCGTGCTGCTCGGCGGCGTGTGCGCCTCGGCGATCGCCGCCGACCTCGGCTCCCGCACGGTCCGCGAGGAGCTGCAGGCCATGCAGGTCATGGGCGTCGATCCGATCGCCCGCCTCATCGCGCCCCGCATGCTCGCGCTGATGATCATCGCGCCGATGCTGCTGGTCGCGATCGTGGCCGTCGCCATGATCGTCGCCCTCACCGTGTCCGTGTGGCAGTTCGGGCTCAGCTCCGGCGGCTTCTGGTCCTCCTTCGGCGCCTTCTCGGCCCCGTCGGACCTGGCCTTCGCGGTGCTCAAGGCCGAGACTGGCGCGATGATCGTGGGCCTCGTCGCCGGACTGCGCGGCCTGGAGGCCTCGGGCGGCCCGCGCGGCGTCGCGGACGGCGTGAACTCCTCGGTCGTCCTGTCGATCACCCTGATCTTCCTGTCCTTCCTCGGCCTCACCCAGCTGCAGACGATGTTCTTCCCGAGTCAGGTGGCCTGA